A DNA window from Mycoplasmopsis pullorum contains the following coding sequences:
- a CDS encoding sugar ABC transporter permease, with protein MFSKLIRKNYYKRISDSVSIDKKALVKKRINFNESDAKPPTPMEIIWLFFNYLILIFWALIVLFPIVSLLVSAFNINNVKIISLTPFKFGWDNFAYLFTSPRSRFLKWYANTLFIAVLTMVISTVCVALNGYAYSRFKFAGSRNSLTLVMMLQMIPATASLISLYIVVRLGNNIGLSSVLMLVVIYSGGSIAGNTFMLKSYLDTISHELDDSAKVDGCNNWGLFFKILIPVIRPALIMVALWSFLTPFTDVILPKFILIDIDDKTLAIGLDTFITAEEKQVNAGAYAAGSLLASIPAFALFMYLQRYIIGGLSDGAVKG; from the coding sequence ATGTTTTCAAAATTAATTAGAAAAAATTATTATAAACGTATTAGTGATTCAGTTTCAATTGATAAAAAAGCATTAGTGAAAAAACGGATCAATTTTAATGAATCAGACGCAAAACCACCAACACCAATGGAAATTATTTGATTATTTTTTAATTATTTAATTTTAATTTTTTGAGCTTTAATTGTGCTATTTCCAATTGTTTCATTGTTAGTTTCAGCCTTTAACATTAACAACGTTAAAATTATTTCTTTAACACCATTTAAGTTTGGTTGAGATAACTTTGCTTACTTATTTACTAGTCCTAGAAGTCGTTTTTTAAAGTGATATGCTAATACCTTATTTATTGCAGTGCTAACCATGGTAATTTCAACTGTCTGTGTCGCGCTTAATGGTTATGCGTATTCAAGATTCAAATTTGCCGGTTCACGTAACTCGCTAACCTTAGTTATGATGCTACAAATGATCCCTGCTACAGCAAGCTTAATTAGTTTGTACATTGTGGTACGTTTAGGAAACAACATTGGACTCTCATCAGTTTTAATGTTAGTGGTCATTTACTCAGGTGGTTCGATTGCAGGAAATACCTTTATGCTTAAGAGTTATTTGGACACAATTTCGCATGAATTGGACGATTCTGCCAAAGTTGACGGATGCAACAACTGGGGACTATTCTTTAAAATTTTAATTCCAGTAATCCGTCCAGCTTTAATTATGGTTGCACTTTGATCATTCTTAACTCCATTTACGGACGTTATTCTACCTAAATTTATTTTAATTGATATTGATGATAAAACCTTAGCAATCGGTTTAGATACATTTATTACAGCCGAAGAAAAACAAGTTAATGCTGGTGCTTATGCCGCTGGTTCACTTTTAGCTTCAATCCCTGCCTTTGCTCTATTTATGTACTTACAAAGATACATCATAGGTGGTTTATCTGATGGTGCAGTGAAAGGATAA
- a CDS encoding GntR family transcriptional regulator has translation MSKEIKKTQIVIDYLMDLIKTKKVPTNRIMPSEHALMAKFDCSRSVVISAYNKLESLGAVYSISKRGHFVAENFHNLIKPLGYMLGADSERGWEIQTDQLPEWTVEDNIIFIQGFRFFEKEYFLNQEMIAKSEIYLSKKYLRDDQVPNLNQPLLDLLNDQNGISNIVYKLKYEKIKLYDRDELVVVYFFGYDDESISIAGKYFIKPENFIFFHQEFSAKQ, from the coding sequence ATGTCAAAAGAAATTAAAAAGACTCAAATAGTTATTGACTATTTAATGGATTTAATTAAAACCAAAAAAGTTCCAACAAATCGAATAATGCCAAGTGAACATGCTTTAATGGCTAAATTCGATTGTTCACGTAGTGTTGTAATTTCTGCTTATAATAAACTCGAATCATTAGGTGCGGTGTACTCAATCAGTAAGAGGGGACACTTTGTTGCTGAAAATTTTCATAATTTAATTAAACCTTTAGGATATATGCTTGGTGCGGACTCTGAACGTGGTTGAGAGATACAAACTGACCAATTACCTGAATGAACTGTTGAAGATAACATTATTTTTATTCAAGGATTTCGTTTTTTTGAAAAAGAATACTTTTTGAATCAAGAAATGATTGCCAAATCAGAAATTTATTTATCAAAGAAATATTTAAGAGATGATCAAGTTCCAAATCTAAATCAACCACTCTTAGACTTATTAAACGACCAAAACGGAATTAGTAATATTGTTTATAAATTAAAATACGAAAAAATTAAATTATATGATCGCGATGAGTTAGTTGTTGTATACTTTTTTGGTTACGACGATGAAAGTATTTCAATTGCTGGTAAGTATTTTATTAAACCGGAAAACTTCATTTTCTTTCATCAAGAATTTTCAGCAAAACAATAA
- a CDS encoding ABC transporter permease subunit, with protein MEKLKLYNWYGEEFDTVIPQQATSLKAYKKNAKNVFNRRIRAIKIRREIEKDLFLRAKTKIQDNLKRELYSHKVAYLNKVKVVKDSIRKLKIASSVQSLIAFEIKKLTKERKNLDKYAKDYQTSLKNTTDTYEEKVASIQKLVTKTNLDQTQLNLKFIFYNLMLEYIKKFDDLEFDFTKLTNLLEPELEFLKSISNPKAVFLEAYNEIKKTQQRLLAKREELRKQFSLEHKEIKTKYVDGKYNIKLSARQRIIQAEYEYNEKYQNSKVEIQEYKKAALAKIEQHKQEILQAEKNNQSIVDNLIKQSNNSKQEYKKLYQANLKKVQAKTLSYMLERFKDFATSDESHLKNLDLNSVATNSLSEIKKSIQEHNKLNDLDTQILKIYVDVFFSHKSYFEHSKIAKLILQSDYAKNLSKSYKSVSHESEYQLVKSQALLEKAQGLNSIIQKYKIEKILAKVEILKLKASNLIQQEKTTNQEKKKSIFDESKELFALYKNKIKSKEITKAAFKNKKIEIKVAEKEKLLGLKLNSNLYKNKNILSTNLWRENAEKKIVNKIFESKINEAQKSIPIEVNKGIKLWATILGFILPGLPEILFFKQYLKGILMLLFTVFVWSFLIPFSLGFYWSKMNGIPGFYDLGSSKFNSQAGSFPDARYYLFGGVISVIFFSISIIYLFISSIGARRVATALEEGSRPSKWSHTKRWLNTSGFPWMISIFGWFLIAFIVVAPIVTSILISFTDYGYLHEAPTQPVHWVGLKQWGLWWQLRKNDLLLSLSRVLGWSFIWTIFSTILPISLGIILAVLANNHRIRGKKFFRLIFILPWAIPAFVTLSFLRKSFMAGDTGYINFVLMSLHLIDQPVDWLNDITKARVLVILVQTWIAYAWIFMLVTGNLQSIPKDIYEAGSIDGAKGRQLFFSLTLPSLLLAIAPMLIGQFVGAFNNFTTISLFTGGGPAFAKPTVFGEASTDIVISWVYKMTTGVVKFESDQAFAAALTTLAAILSVAVAARGFIKSMTRRD; from the coding sequence ATGGAAAAATTAAAATTATATAACTGGTATGGTGAAGAATTTGACACCGTCATACCACAGCAGGCAACATCACTAAAAGCATATAAAAAGAATGCTAAAAACGTTTTTAATCGTCGTATTCGTGCAATTAAGATACGTCGCGAGATTGAAAAAGATCTCTTTTTACGTGCTAAAACTAAAATTCAGGATAACCTTAAACGTGAGTTGTACAGTCATAAAGTTGCTTACTTAAACAAAGTTAAAGTTGTCAAAGATTCAATCAGGAAGCTCAAAATTGCTTCGAGTGTGCAAAGTTTGATTGCTTTTGAAATTAAAAAATTAACTAAAGAACGTAAAAATTTAGATAAATATGCAAAAGATTATCAAACATCACTTAAAAACACTACCGACACCTATGAAGAAAAAGTCGCTTCAATTCAAAAATTAGTCACTAAAACTAATTTAGATCAAACTCAGTTAAACCTTAAATTCATTTTCTACAATTTAATGCTTGAATACATCAAGAAATTTGACGATTTAGAATTTGATTTTACCAAACTAACAAATTTACTTGAACCTGAGCTTGAATTTCTTAAATCAATCTCAAATCCTAAAGCTGTCTTTTTAGAAGCTTATAATGAAATCAAAAAGACTCAACAACGTTTATTAGCTAAACGTGAAGAACTCAGAAAACAATTTTCACTTGAACACAAAGAGATTAAAACTAAATATGTTGATGGTAAATATAACATTAAATTATCAGCTCGTCAAAGAATTATTCAAGCTGAGTATGAATACAATGAGAAATATCAAAATTCAAAAGTAGAAATTCAAGAATATAAAAAAGCTGCTTTGGCAAAAATTGAGCAACATAAACAAGAAATTTTGCAAGCAGAGAAAAATAATCAATCAATCGTTGATAATTTAATTAAACAAAGTAACAACTCTAAGCAAGAGTATAAAAAACTTTATCAAGCTAATTTGAAAAAAGTTCAAGCCAAAACTTTATCATATATGCTTGAAAGATTCAAAGATTTTGCGACTTCAGATGAATCACACTTGAAAAATTTAGACTTAAATTCAGTTGCAACCAATTCACTTTCTGAAATTAAAAAATCAATTCAAGAACATAATAAATTAAATGATTTAGATACACAAATCTTAAAAATTTATGTCGATGTTTTCTTTAGTCACAAAAGTTATTTTGAACATTCTAAAATTGCTAAATTGATTCTTCAAAGTGATTATGCAAAAAATTTAAGCAAATCATATAAATCAGTTTCTCACGAATCTGAGTACCAATTAGTTAAATCACAAGCTTTATTAGAAAAAGCACAAGGACTAAATTCGATTATTCAAAAATACAAAATTGAAAAAATCCTAGCCAAAGTTGAAATTCTAAAACTTAAAGCAAGTAATTTAATTCAACAAGAAAAAACGACTAATCAAGAAAAGAAAAAATCAATTTTTGATGAGTCAAAAGAATTATTTGCTCTTTACAAAAACAAAATTAAATCAAAAGAAATTACTAAAGCAGCATTTAAAAACAAAAAAATTGAAATTAAAGTTGCTGAAAAAGAAAAATTATTAGGATTAAAACTAAATTCTAATTTATATAAAAATAAAAACATTTTATCAACTAATTTATGACGTGAAAATGCCGAAAAGAAAATTGTTAATAAAATTTTCGAAAGTAAAATCAACGAAGCTCAAAAATCAATTCCAATTGAAGTTAACAAAGGAATTAAATTATGAGCGACAATTTTAGGATTCATTTTACCGGGACTACCTGAAATTCTATTTTTCAAACAATATCTTAAAGGTATTTTAATGTTGTTATTTACTGTTTTTGTTTGATCATTCTTAATCCCCTTTAGTTTGGGATTCTATTGATCAAAAATGAACGGTATCCCTGGTTTCTATGATCTAGGGTCTTCTAAATTTAATAGCCAAGCAGGTTCATTCCCTGATGCTCGTTACTACCTTTTTGGTGGAGTAATTTCGGTTATTTTCTTTAGTATCTCAATTATTTACTTATTTATTTCGTCTATTGGAGCTCGTAGAGTTGCGACTGCACTTGAAGAGGGTTCTCGTCCAAGTAAGTGATCACATACAAAACGCTGATTAAACACCAGTGGATTTCCATGAATGATTTCGATTTTTGGTTGATTTTTAATCGCCTTTATCGTAGTTGCTCCAATTGTAACCTCAATTCTAATTTCATTTACTGACTATGGATACTTACATGAAGCTCCAACTCAGCCAGTGCATTGAGTTGGTCTTAAACAATGAGGTCTATGATGACAACTTCGTAAAAATGACCTATTATTATCACTTTCACGTGTTTTAGGATGAAGTTTTATCTGAACTATCTTTAGCACCATTTTACCTATTTCACTAGGTATTATTCTTGCGGTATTAGCAAATAATCACCGTATTAGAGGGAAGAAATTTTTCCGTTTAATTTTCATTTTACCATGAGCAATCCCTGCCTTTGTTACTTTAAGTTTCTTACGTAAAAGTTTCATGGCCGGGGATACTGGGTACATTAACTTTGTACTTATGAGTCTCCACTTAATTGATCAACCAGTCGATTGATTAAATGACATAACTAAAGCTCGTGTATTGGTAATTTTAGTACAAACATGAATTGCGTATGCATGAATATTTATGCTCGTAACAGGTAATTTACAATCAATTCCAAAAGATATTTATGAAGCTGGTTCAATTGATGGAGCTAAGGGAAGACAACTATTTTTCAGTTTAACTCTACCTTCATTGTTACTTGCAATTGCACCAATGTTAATTGGACAATTTGTTGGTGCATTTAACAACTTCACCACAATTAGCTTATTTACAGGTGGTGGTCCTGCTTTTGCAAAACCTACTGTTTTTGGTGAAGCCTCAACAGATATTGTTATTTCGTGAGTTTACAAAATGACAACCGGTGTGGTTAAATTCGAAAGTGACCAAGCCTTCGCAGCAGCCTTAACTACATTAGCAGCAATCTTAAGTGTTGCGGTTGCAGCTCGTGGATTTATTAAATCAATGACAAGGAGAGACTAA
- a CDS encoding ABC transporter ATP-binding protein gives MFKNKTNDMNLAIDNEFNFEQLDLDKMLNEVGEVTSKNNGAHIKLVNLSKKYEGNEKYTLENINLEIKPGTFCIFLGPSGCGKTTLLRMIAGLNSITKGDLLFNDKRYNNLLPSERNIAMVFQSYALYPHMNVYNNISFGLKIAKERKDVIDRRVKDVAKILKIDEYLYRKPRDLSGGQRQRVAIGRAIARKPLVFLMDEPLSNLDAKLRESMRREIVAIHRMLNTTSIYVTHDQLEAMTMGDQIVVFNDGKIQQSGTGRDLYFKPANVFVAKFIGSPTMNTFKATVKDGQIISEDGKITLAIPQDVVGKVHQNQELVIGFRSEDIKISKEAIKNSFAAKISNIELIGKDQLIACSISEELELIINASNSEEYVLYSTIYISFVESRIHIFDAKTEVRIN, from the coding sequence ATGTTTAAAAATAAAACAAACGATATGAATCTAGCAATTGATAATGAATTTAATTTTGAACAACTTGATTTAGACAAAATGCTGAATGAAGTTGGTGAAGTGACATCAAAAAATAATGGTGCACACATTAAATTGGTTAATTTATCAAAAAAATACGAAGGTAATGAAAAGTATACTTTAGAAAATATTAACCTTGAAATTAAACCAGGTACTTTCTGCATCTTTTTAGGACCAAGTGGATGTGGTAAAACAACTTTATTAAGAATGATTGCTGGACTGAACTCAATAACTAAAGGTGATTTATTATTTAACGATAAAAGATACAACAATTTACTTCCTAGTGAACGTAATATTGCCATGGTCTTTCAATCTTATGCTCTATATCCACACATGAATGTGTATAACAATATTAGTTTTGGACTAAAAATCGCAAAAGAACGGAAAGATGTAATCGACCGTCGTGTTAAAGACGTTGCTAAAATTCTAAAAATTGACGAATATTTATACCGTAAACCACGTGATTTATCTGGTGGACAAAGACAACGTGTAGCAATTGGACGTGCGATTGCACGTAAACCGTTAGTATTCTTGATGGATGAACCACTTTCAAACTTGGATGCAAAACTAAGAGAAAGCATGCGTCGTGAAATTGTTGCAATCCACCGTATGCTTAATACCACAAGCATTTATGTTACTCACGACCAATTAGAGGCCATGACGATGGGGGATCAAATCGTGGTATTTAACGATGGAAAAATTCAGCAAAGTGGTACCGGAAGGGACTTATACTTTAAACCAGCTAACGTATTCGTAGCTAAATTCATCGGTTCACCAACAATGAATACTTTTAAAGCGACTGTTAAGGATGGACAAATCATTTCTGAAGATGGAAAAATTACTTTGGCTATTCCCCAAGATGTGGTTGGTAAGGTTCACCAAAATCAAGAATTGGTGATTGGATTTAGAAGTGAAGATATTAAAATTTCCAAAGAAGCAATTAAAAATAGTTTTGCAGCAAAAATTTCAAACATTGAATTAATCGGTAAAGATCAATTAATCGCTTGCAGCATTAGTGAGGAACTAGAATTGATTATTAATGCAAGTAATAGCGAAGAATATGTGTTATATTCTACAATTTACATCAGTTTTGTCGAATCAAGAATCCACATTTTTGATGCTAAAACTGAAGTTCGGATTAATTAA
- a CDS encoding alpha-amylase family glycosyl hydrolase, translated as MNLIGKNDDFFKEFDEIHFYEKDDLGVHFVNEKLVIKLWQPIAKKAEILIYPDYENEDNFEVFEMNFNKPVWSIELPKKYLNYYYRYRITHQDSTVTLALDPYCISLAPFNWKGQENKVALGAILPFEVENLPKIKKLESALNNGVDPLVYELNIRDFAPAGDGLNSTFSTLADNKVFEYLKELNFTHVQFLPIQSTYTINDLGTRFIPKGEAQGWVTNYNWGYDPHNYFSINGFYSTNPKNPQGRINEFANLVDSAHKSGIGVILDVVYNHMMTNSIMDNIIPGYYFRDNAKVTPVNLPPLASQRKMVRKLIIDSLKYFVKTFDVDGFRFDLSCFIDGDTLAELSQELRKIKPNIVLHGEAWPFSDLPFEKSWIKGTKGNDYKFAYFNDTIRDAIGVNENDSTQKGLIIEHNQNQFLRYVTSVTGNIKNYDWNDIPHSNSEYDVFANDINITLSYNACHDGLTLWDKIITQGKEWSFERCIEAYRQALILTTATQGRKLYLAGTELAQTKPLDISGEEVHRGHKIVSYDFFNLKPDYDMVQSNSYKTSDYTNELKWNNLKNPMIKELIFEFLKQLNEFRNSTPFFRLDMNEKINNSVKFKLVDIEQGILIFNVSDIAGEVLVAHNFSDNDFKYNFNNYKVLFNSKINPIDSKEILESHSSLILLKEHSDENN; from the coding sequence ATGAATTTAATTGGAAAAAATGATGATTTTTTTAAAGAATTTGATGAAATTCATTTTTATGAAAAAGATGATTTAGGTGTTCATTTTGTTAATGAAAAATTAGTCATTAAACTTTGACAACCAATTGCAAAAAAAGCCGAAATTTTGATTTATCCAGACTATGAAAATGAAGATAATTTTGAAGTTTTTGAAATGAACTTTAATAAACCAGTTTGGTCAATTGAACTACCAAAAAAATACTTAAATTATTATTATCGTTATCGAATTACTCATCAAGATTCAACAGTGACATTAGCATTAGATCCTTATTGCATTAGTTTAGCACCTTTTAATTGAAAAGGACAAGAAAACAAAGTTGCTTTAGGAGCTATTTTACCTTTTGAAGTTGAAAATTTACCAAAAATTAAAAAATTAGAGTCAGCTTTAAATAATGGTGTTGATCCACTTGTGTATGAGTTAAATATTCGTGATTTTGCCCCAGCTGGGGACGGTTTAAATTCAACCTTTAGTACTTTAGCGGACAATAAAGTTTTTGAATATTTAAAAGAATTGAATTTTACACATGTGCAATTTTTACCAATTCAATCTACTTATACAATTAACGACCTGGGGACACGTTTTATCCCAAAAGGGGAAGCTCAAGGATGAGTGACCAATTATAATTGAGGTTATGATCCGCACAACTATTTTAGTATTAATGGATTTTACTCAACTAATCCCAAAAACCCTCAAGGTCGCATTAATGAATTTGCCAACTTAGTGGATAGTGCACACAAAAGTGGTATTGGTGTGATTTTAGATGTTGTTTATAATCACATGATGACAAATTCAATTATGGACAATATTATCCCTGGTTATTACTTTAGAGATAATGCTAAAGTAACGCCAGTTAATTTACCACCTTTAGCCTCACAAAGAAAAATGGTGCGTAAGTTAATAATTGATAGTTTAAAATATTTTGTCAAAACTTTTGATGTTGATGGTTTTAGATTTGATTTATCTTGCTTTATTGATGGAGACACTTTAGCTGAACTTTCTCAAGAATTACGAAAAATCAAACCTAATATTGTACTTCACGGTGAAGCGTGACCATTTAGTGATTTACCATTTGAAAAAAGTTGAATTAAAGGTACTAAAGGTAATGATTATAAATTCGCATATTTTAACGATACAATTCGCGATGCTATAGGTGTAAATGAAAATGATTCAACACAAAAAGGCCTGATTATCGAACATAATCAAAACCAATTTTTAAGATATGTCACTTCAGTTACTGGGAATATTAAAAATTATGACTGAAATGATATTCCGCATAGTAATAGTGAATATGATGTTTTTGCAAATGATATTAACATCACACTTTCGTATAATGCTTGTCATGATGGATTAACATTGTGAGATAAGATTATCACACAAGGAAAAGAATGAAGTTTTGAGCGTTGTATCGAAGCTTACCGTCAAGCCTTGATTTTAACAACTGCAACACAGGGACGTAAGTTGTATTTAGCTGGTACAGAATTAGCTCAGACTAAACCACTTGATATTTCTGGTGAAGAAGTCCACCGGGGACACAAAATTGTTAGTTATGACTTTTTTAACCTTAAACCAGATTATGATATGGTTCAGTCAAATTCTTATAAAACAAGTGATTACACTAATGAACTCAAATGAAATAATTTAAAAAATCCAATGATTAAAGAATTAATTTTCGAATTCTTGAAACAGTTAAATGAATTTAGAAATTCAACACCTTTCTTTCGTTTAGACATGAATGAAAAAATTAACAATTCAGTTAAGTTTAAGCTAGTAGATATCGAACAAGGGATTTTGATTTTTAATGTTAGCGACATTGCTGGTGAAGTTTTAGTAGCACACAATTTTAGCGACAATGATTTTAAATACAACTTTAATAATTACAAAGTTTTATTTAATAGCAAAATTAATCCAATTGATTCAAAAGAAATTTTAGAATCGCATTCATCATTAATTTTATTAAAGGAGCATTCTGATGAAAACAATTAA